Within the Methanolinea sp. genome, the region GACACCATCGTCAAGATGGCCCAGCCCTTCACCTACAGGTACCCCCTGATCGAGGGGCAGGGGAACTTCGGCTCGATCGACGGCGACGCGCCCGCGGCGATGCGGTACACGGAGGTGCGGCTGAGCCCCCTCGCAGAGGAGCTCCTCCACGACATCGAGAAGGAGACCGTCGCGTTCGTCCCCAACTTCGACGAGTCGCTCACCGAGCCGACCGTCCTCCCGGGGAAGGTCCCCAACCTCCTCGTCAACGGGTCGAGCGGGATCGCCGTCGGGATGGCGACGAACATGCCGCCGCACAACCTCCGCGAGGTCTGCAACGCGATCATCCAGTACCTCGAGACGCCCGACGCCCCGCTCGAGGTCTTCATGCAGCACCTCCCGGGCCCCGACTTCCCGACGGGCGGCATCATCATGGGCACGGAGGGGATCCGCACCGCGTACCAGACAGGGCAGGGCAGGGTCGTCGTGAGGGGTGTCGCCGAGATCGAGGAGAGGGGGAGCCGCGGGGAGCGGATCGTCATCACCGAGATCCCGTTCCAGGTCAACAAGGCGAGGCTGGTGGAGTCCATCGCCACCCTCGTCAAGGAGAAGAAGATCGAGGGGATCTCCGACATCCGCGACGAGTCGGACAAGGAGGGCCTGCGGGTCGTCATCGACGTGAGGAAGGGCGCGTCGGCCTCTGTCATCCTCAACCAGCTCTACAAGCACACCGCGCTCGAGAGCACGTTTGGCATCATCAACCTCGCGATCGTCGAGAACCAGCCGCGCATCCTCTCCCTCGTCGACCTCTTCCGGGAGTTCGTCGCCCACAGGACCGAGGTGATCAGGCGCCGGAGCGAGTACGACAGGAAGAAGGCGCTCGAGAGGGTCCACGTCCTCGACGGGCTCCTCCTCGCCCTCTCCCGCATCGACGAGGTGATCGCGGCCATCAGGGCCTCCGAGACGGCAGAGGCCGCGAGGGACACCCTCATCTCCCGGTTCGGCCTTACCGAGCCGCAGGCCTCGGCCATCCTCCAGATGCAGCTGCGCAGGCTCGCGGCGCTCGAGCGGCAGAAGATACAGGAGGAGAGGGACGAGCTCTCCCGGGAGATCGCGCGCCTCACCGAGATCCTCTCCGACGAGAGGAACATCCGCGCGGAGATCCGCAAGGAACTCCTCGCGCTCGCGGAGAAGTACGGGGACCCGCGGAGGACGAGGATATCCGAGGAGGTGACCGCGATCGAGAGGGAGGACCTCATCGAGGACAAGCAGGTCCTCGTCTCGCTCACGGCGCTCAACTACATAAAGAGGATGGACCTCGACACGTACCGCCAGCAGAGGCGCGGGGGGAAGGGCATCATCGGGATGGCGACGAGGGAGGAGGACTACGTGACGGACGTCTTCGTCGCGCACATGCACGACTACCTCCTCTGCTTCACGACGAGCGGCAGGGCCTACTGGCTCAAGGTGTACGACATCCCGGAGGGCTCGCGGACGAGCCGGGGGAAGGCGATCGCAAACCTCCTCAACCTCGACAACGAGAAGGTGACGACGGTCATCCCCGTCCGCGAGTTCTCGCCCGACAAGTACCTCTTCTTCGCGACGCGGAAGGGGATGGTCCTCCGCGTCCCGCTCGAGGAGTTCTCGAGGCCCCGCTCCACGGGGATCATCGCGATGACCCTGCGGGAGGGCGATTCGCTCGTCGACGTTAAGATCACCGACGGGAACCGCGAGGTCATCCTCACGACCCGGAAGGGCCAGAGCCTCCGGTTCCACGAGTCCGCGGTGACGGGGCACCACAGGGGCGCGATGGGCGTCATCGGGATCCGGCTGCGGGGCAACGACGAGCTCCGTGCGGTCTCCCTCGTCGAGAAGGACCACCTCCTCACGGTCACCGAGAGCGGCTACGGCAAGCGCACGGAGTTCTCGGAGTTCCACGGCCACGGGAGGGGGACGATGGGCGTGCGCAACATCCTCACGGAGTTCCGGGGCGGCGTCGTGGACGCGAAAGCCGTCTCCGAGGACGACGAGATCATCCTGATGAGCGCGTCGGGAATCGCCATCAGGACCAAGGTCTCCGAGATCTCGGTCCAGAAGAGGAGCACCCGCGGTGTACGGATCATGAAGATGGAAGAGGGAGACCGCGTCGTCGGCTTTGCGATCCTGCGGCCCGAGATGGGAGACTGAACCCCCATCCCCCCTCCGCGACACTTTTTTTCGCGATACATTCATCCCGGTGCGGGTCTCTCTCTCCCACGATGTACCAGACGAGGATCACCGTGGAGACGCGTGGGGAGGGGGACATCGTCGACATCACCCCCCGTGTGCGGGAGGCCATCCGGGAGAGCGGTGCCCGTGAAGGCCTCGCGAACGTCTTTGTCGCGGGGTCTACCGCGGCCGTGACGACGATAGAGTACGAGAAGGGAGTCCTGCAGGACCTCCGGAGGGCGCTCTCCGGGATCGCGCCCGAGTCCGTCCCCTACGCCCACGACGCCGCGTGGGGGGACGGCAACGGCCGGTCGCACGTCAAGGCCGCGATCGTGGGGCCCTCCCTCACGATCCCCGTGACGGGCGGGGAGCCTGCGCTCGGGACGTGGCAACAGGTCGTCCTCCTCGAGCTCGACGTGAGGGAGTCAAGGAGGCGGACGGTCACCATCACGGTCCTCCCGTGACGAAAAAGTATCGCTCCGGTGCGGGAGATCCCCACACCGCGGGTCGCCCCCGGTGGGAGCGGCAGCCGGTCTCTTCAGTCCAGCGGGATCGTCTCCAGCTGCGAGACGAGCTCCCAGATCCGCGTCCGCGCGTGGACAGGCATGTTCGGATCGTTGCTGATCTCGTCGATCTTCGAGATCGCCTCCGCGGCCCGCAGCCCCGATTTCTTGGAGGTGTTCATCAGCAACTGGCGGGTCTCGTCCGCGACCCTCCGGATGTTCCGCGGGATGGTGCTGTCATCCATGATGTGCTGGAGCATCTGGATGCAGTTCTCGATGGTCTTCTCAGGGTTGGTCATGGGTATCCCCTCCGGTGTCTCTCGCGAAAAACTCATCTATAACGAGTCATTCCTGAACCATACTTATATAGAGGACAGGCAATATAAACCATGCGAAATGACGGCGGGAGGAGAGACGGGACCGGGCGTGCGCGAGGACGAGGTCATGGCCCGGTACCTCCTGAAGGGCGGCAGGATGCTCTCCGCGACCTGCCCGGCCTGCGGGTGCCCCCTCTTCGACGTGAAGGGGGAGACGCTCTGCGTGGTCTGCAGGGAGAAGGAGGGAGGACGCGGCGTCCCCCCGGGAACCGCGCCGGTGCCCGCGCCGGCCGCGGGGGAGCAGGGGATACCCGCCGTGCGCGGCGGGAGGGTGCGTGAGGCACTCGAGCGCGCGGTCGTTGCCCTCTGCGCGAGGGCCGAGTGCGAAGAGGACCCGCGCCGCGCGAGGATCCTCATGGAGGCCGTCCGCGCCGGCGTGGAGGCGCTGCGGGCACTCCCCCCGGAACCCGGTCAGGAGTAGGGTGCCTCCGAGACCTCCCTCACCTTCCTCGCCCTCTCCTTTCCTATCCCCTTCACCCTGACGAGGTCTTCCTCGCGCGCGTTGACCACGGCCTGCACGGACCCAAAGTGCGAGAGGAGGGCGCGCGCGTGCCGCAACCCGATGCCCGGGAAAGACGCGATGACCATCTCGGCCTGCGCCCGCGGGGACTCGGCGGACTTCCGGATGGGCAGTGTCCTCTCCCTCTCTCCTCCCTCCTCGCGCCGCGCGAGGACCGCGATGATCTGGGCGGTCTCCTCCTCGCTCCGCGAGAAGAGCACGGATATCCCGAGGTCGACGGCGATGGCCGCGAGCGTCCCCCGTATCGCGTTCGGGTGGATGTCCCTCACCGCGTAGATGTCCTCGGTCCCCTCGATGATCAGGACCGGCCGCGGGGCACTCGCGGAGAGGTCCTTCAACTGGGAGAAGAGGTCGCGGTCGACGAGCGTGTCCACGAAATCCCGGACGGTCTTCCTCTCGACGAGGACCCTGTCTCCCACCGCGTAGTCGCCGGCGGGAAGCCTCCCTATCTCCATCGGGACGCGGAGCGCGGACAAGGCCTCGACGACCCCCGAGGACGTCTCGCGGTCGTCCACCCTTACCACGGTGCCATGGCCCGCGCCGTCGCCCGGGGGGTCGTCGAAGTCCCGGATCGATGTCTGCGAGGTTGATGGGGGGACGTCGCTGCCCGCCGGCCGGCTCGCCTCGCGGTGCATCCGGCGGATCCCGGAGAGCATCGTCCTCTCGCGGGTCTGGCTCACGTAACGGAACACCTCGTCGGTCGTCCCCCTCGTGACGAGGACGACGATCCTCCCCTTCCCGCTCCTCCCCGTCCTCCCCTTCCGCTGGATGCTCCGGATCTCGGAGGGGACAGCCTCGTAGAAGACGACGAGATCAGTGGAAGGGATGTCGAGCCCCTCCTCCCCGACCGAGGTCGCGACGAGCACGCGGAATTCCCCCTCGCGGAACTTCCGGATCGCCTCTATCTGCTTCTTCTGCGAGAGGCCCTTCTCGGTGTCCCTCGACGCCTGCCCGACGAACCTCTGGCTCGGGATGCCCCTCGCCGCGAGGAAGTCCACGATCTGCTGGACCATGTCCCGGTAGGTCGCAAAGACGATGATCCTGCTCCCCGGCGAGGCCTCGACCTGCTCGCGCACGACGTCGGCGAGGACCCCGAGTTTCGGGTGGAGCTCCTCCTTCCACGAGATGCACTGCTCGAGGACGCGGACGAAGACGGGGTCCCTCGCGAGGCGGGCCGCGGACTTCGGGCTGCCGCTCCCGGTCCCCTCGGCAAAGAGCCTGTTCACGTACTGGCAGAATACGCGGCTCCCCTGCGATTCCACGAGGCCTACCGCGTGCCGGAGCTTCAGGAGCTCGGCGTGGAGGGATGCCGCCGTGAATCCCGTGGGATCCCTCTCCTGTATCCTCTGCTGGATCTGGGCGTTGAGGGCGTTGAGGACCTTCATCGAGAGTTCCGCGCGGGGAGGCACCGGGAACCCGAGGGACCGGAGCTGGGCGAGCCGGTTGTCGATGAGGGAGTTGAGGGATGCCGCCGCCTGCCGGAGCTCGGCGGGGAGCTCGACCTCGATCACCTCGATCTCCCTCTCGTGGACGTAAGGCGCGACGTCCGGGTCGCTCTCCGTGCGGGTCTCGACGCGGGTAACCCCGAGGTTCCTGCAGACCTCCTCGACTTTCTCCCTCTTTCCCCCCGGGGACGCGGTCATCGCGAGCACGAGCGGAGAGCGCGCCGTCTCAAGGTAGCGCTTCGCGATGAAGACGTACGCGTAGTTCCCCACGGCCCTGTGGCACTCGTCGAAGACCGCGAGCACGACGTCGGAGAGGTCGTAAGCCCCGGAGAGGACGTCGTTCTTGATGACCTGCGGCGTCGCGAAGACGACCCGCGCGTCCTCCCATGCCTTCTCCCGTTCCGCGGCGGGCGTCTCCCCCGTGAACATCGCGAACGTCCGCTCGTCCCGCCCGGGGAGGGTGAGGAACGCCGAGAAAAACCGCATGTGCTGCTCGACGAGGGGTTTCGTTGGGGCGAGCACGAGGACCTTGCCGCCCTCGTTGTAGAGGCGCGATGCCGCGACGAGGAGCGCGATCGCCGTCTTCCCGAGCCCCGTCGGGAGGACGACCATCGTGTGGCCTTCCAGCGCCTTCATCGCGATCGAGAGCTGGTACGCGCGCGACTCGAGGGCTCCCTGCACGATGTAGGGGTGGGAGATGGTGGTCATGGGGACTTGAGCTGCGCAAAGGTCGTCCAGCCCTTCACGAGCGAGTAGACTATCGAGGGGATCTCCCGAGCCGGGACCCTCACCTGCTCCATGCTGTCCCTCTCGCGGAGCGTCACGGTCCCGTCCTCCGGGGTCTGGTAATCCACCGTGATCCCAAACGGTGTCCCGATCTCGTCCTGCCTCCTGTACCTCCGGCCGATCGCCCCCGAGTCGTCGTACTCCGCGACGATGCCGCGGGCGGCGAGGCTCTCCGCGATCCCGCGCGCGATCTCGGGGAGGTTGTCCCTGTTCATCAGGGGGAAGACCGCCGCCTGGATGGGCGCGATGCGCGGCGGGAGCCGGAGGACCCTCCGTTCCTCGTCCCTCACGACCTCTTCAGAGTAGTTGTGCTCGAGGACCGCGTAGATCATCCTGTCGATCCCGTAACTCGGCTCGATCACGTGGGGGACGACCTCCTCGCCCGGGATCTCGACCTCCTCCTCGCGGACGTCGTAGAGGTCGGGCGTGACCTCGATCTCCTCGCCGTCCACCATGACCCTCACCACGCCGCCGGCGGCAGCGGGGTCCGCGGCCTCGAGCGCCGCCGCGATCGCCTTTGCCCTGTCCCTGAACCGGGGTCCGAGCGCGCCCATGCGCGGCACGACCCTCGTCCGCTTCACCCTCCTCGGCTCGGGGAACGGGATGAAGACCGAGAACCTCTCCCCGCTGTGCCTCTCGTGGGCCCGCAGGTCGTAGTCTGTCCGGTCCGCGATCCCGACCGTCTCGACCCACCCGAACCGCCCGGAGTAGATCTCCGCGTCCCAGCAGTCCACCGCGTAGTGGGCCCTCTCCTCGGGGAGGTGCTGCCGGAACCGGAGCCTCTCGGGTCTCACCCCGATCGTGACGAGGATCTCGTGGGTGAGCGCGATGCAGTACGCGAGGAAGCTGTGGGCGACGGTGCCGGAATCCACGGCCTCCTGCATGGTCATCTCGACGGGGGGCGACCCCTCCTGCTGCTGCGCGATCCCGAGCAGGGGGACGCGGTAACCGCTGTACCGCGAGAACCGCGGGTGGTCCTTCTTCTCCGGGTGGACGAATATCTCGGCCTCGGCCTGCGTGAATTCCCGCAGCCGGATCATCCCCTGCCGGGGCGATATCTCGTTCCGGTAGGACTTCCCAATCTGGACAGCCCCGAAGGGGAGCCTGTCCCTGTAGAACCGGAGGAGCCGCGAGAAATCTGTAAACATCCCCTGCGCGGTCTCCGGCCGGAGGTAGCCCTTCCGCTGGGAGCCGGGCCCGATGGAGGTCTCGAACATGAGGTTGAACGAGAAGACCTCGACGTTCCCGAACCTCTCGTTGCAGGACGGGCAGGGGAGGTCGCGGATGGTCTCCGCGAGCCGTGCCGCGTCGAGGGAGGATGCCGCCGGGAGGCCTGCCCCCTCCGCGAGGTGGTCTGCCCTGAAGTACTCTCTGCAGTGGGGGCACTGGCACATCTTGTCGGTGAAGCCGCTGACGTGGCCCGAGGCGACGAAGATCTCCTCCTGGCCGATCGTCGGGCACTCGATCTCGTAGTAACCCTCCCCCGCCACGTAGAACTCCCGCCAGACGTCCTCGATCCTCCTCTTCATCATCGCGCCGAGCGGGCCGTAGTCGACGAACCCGGCGACCGAACCGTAGCACTCGGCCGTCGGCCAGATGAAGCCCCTCCGCTTCGCGAGGTCCATGACTGCATCGTAAATATCGCTCATGGGAACAGGGTCACTCTCCCTATATCTGGGCCCGCGGCCACAAAAAACTGTGGGGATTTCCCGGGGGACGACTCACAAAATATTTGTATGAGGAAGACCATTCCAACAGATCATTGCCCTGTACGGGAGAATCCGGCGATTCCGGGGCAGAAAGGTAAGGTTAAATACGAAGGACGGTATCTAATTCGGTAGTCTGCCAGTGAGGCTTCATGCAGGACGAAAAAAAGAGGAAGCGAGAACTCCTCCGTTTGTTCTCAGACATCTCAGGGAAGACAAAGATCGTGGAGCCGATGAAGAAGATCCATGGCACCCTGCGTGACCGCGACGCGGTGGAGAGGGAGATCGCACTCGTCATGCGTGAGATCCTCGAGCAGGGAATTTTCAAGACGAAGCTCAAGCCGATCCAGCTCGCGAGGCTGATTTCCGCATACTACGCGGGCAAGAACGACACGGAGATCGCGAGGGAACTCGGCGACGAGAAACTCTCAAAGACCGTCGCGAGGGCAAGGGTCAGGCTGAAGCTCTTCAGGGACCTCGACTTCAAGATGCCGTTTGACCAGAAACGCCTCGAGGAACTCCTCGCGTCGGGCAAGACGATGAAGGAGATCTCCGAGGAGCTCGGCGTGAGCCCCTCGACGCTCCGGGAGTACCGCCATGTCCTCGAGCAGAGGGACGATACCACGATCGACCCGTACCTCGAGCGGATCAGGGACGTGATGGAGGACCGCGACCTCTCGGAGCAGATGACGAGGAGCGCGACGAAGGACGGCCTAGGGGAGACAATCGACATCACCGAGGCGGAGCTGATCGACGTCACGTGAGCGCGTGGCGCCGCGGACCGCAAAGTTCTTTTCTCCCGCCCCTCACCCTCCCAAGGGAACCATGCCTTTTCGCACGGAGGGAACGAAAATGGAGATCACGTGGTTTGGGCACGCGTGCGTCCTCGTCTCGGGGAGCAGGAAGGTCCTCCTCGACCCGTTCGTGCCCGGCGGGAAGATCGGTGCAGAGCCCGACGTCATCGCCCTCACCCACGGGCACGCCGACCACACGGGGTGCCTCCCGGACTTCCCCGGCGTCCCGGTCGTCGCGGTCAACGAGATTGCGAAGTTTCTCCGCTCGCGGGGGTGGGAGACGGAGCCGATGAACATCGGGGGGACGATCGAATTCCGGGGGGTCACCTTCACCATGACCCCGGCGGTCCACTCGGCGTGGCTCGAGGAGGCAGGGCCGGGGTTCACGGCGGGCGCCGCCGCGGGTTTCGTCGTGAGGATGGACGGGAAGTCCGTGTACCACGCGGGGGACACCGCGCTCTTCTCCGACATGGCACTCGTCGGGAAGCTGTACCACCCGGACGTCGCCCTCCTCCCGATAGGGGGCAGGTACACGATGGGCCCCGAGGAGGCCATGGTTGCCGCCCAGATGATCGGGGCGCCGGTCGTCGTCCCCATCCACTACGGCACGTGGCCCGCCATCGCAAAGGACCCGCGGGAATTCGCCCGCGCCCTCGAGCGCACGACGGACTGCAGGGCGGTCATCCTGCGGCCCGGGGAGAGCCTCTCCCTCTGATAGGGGGGAGCCGCCCGGGATACTTTTATATAGTCCCGGGCGAACCCTCGGTTATCCAGGGGTGACAGAAACGTGGAGCTCGACGGGAAGACGGTGATAGGGACGGGGATCATCCTCTTCATCATCGTTGTCGGTCTCTGGTACCTGTTCATCAGGTGACCGGGGGAGGGAGAGGGAACGGCGGGGAGTGCCGTTTCGCGGGGAGACCCCGGGCGTTTCCTTTTTTCGTGAAGTTGCGTGGCGGCAGCGGGAGGCAGGAAAAGGGAGGGGACTTTTTTTGATGGGAGGAGAGTCCCGCGCGGGAATTCCACGGGTGGTTGGCGGGGGACGCGGAGAGGGGGAAAAGGGAGAAAAAGGTCAGAAGTCCGTCATCACCCGGAACTGGTCGATCTCCTCCCTGTTCAGCTGCTCGAGGAAGAGGTCGGCCGCGGAGTGGACGTCCTTGCTCATGGTGATCGCTCTCCCCACGACCACGATGTCGGCCCCCGCGGCGAGCGCTTCCTTCACGTTCTCCACGCGTATCCCGCCCGCCGTCGCGACGAGGATCCGCCGTCCCGCGGCCTTCCGGATCGCGGGGATGTCGCCCCACGCGTGGGCACTGTCCTCGGCATCGATGGCGCGGTGGAGCTCGACGACGTCGGGCTTGACACCGAGTCCCCGCAGGATTGCCACGGGGTCCTGCACGTTGAGCATGTCGACGATGGAGTAGATCCCCGTCTTCCTCGCCTCCGCGATCGCCTTCTCGAGCGTGGCCCTCGGCGCGAGGCCCGAGATGACGACCGCGTCTGCCGACGCGTCGGCCGCCATCCTCGCCTCGAGGTTCCCCGTGTCGAGGACCTTGAGGTCGGCGATGACGAAGGCCGCGGGCCTGACCTTCCGGATCTCCCCGATGACCGAGAGACCGAACTTCTTGATGAGCGGCGTCCCCGCCTCGATGATGAGGTGGTCGTTCTCCGGGAGGGCGGATAGGACGGACCTCACCTTGCCCATGTCCACGATGTCGAGGGCGACCTGGAGGTACGGTGGATCCCAGAGGCGCTGGACCTTGAACCCCATGACCGCGTGGGGTGCCCTGTCCTTCTCGTAGAGGAGGGTCTTCTTGTCGGGGAAGTTCTCGAGCGCGCGCGCGACGGCGAGCTTCGTCGCCCCGTAATTGTACCGGTAGATCTTGTTGTAGTCCTGTGCTTCCGGGTCGAGGTAGACGCTCGCGAGGATGACGATCGACTCGAGGTCGGCATCGCCGAACGCGCCCTCCTCGACAGCGTCCGCGACCGCCTTCGCGACGGCAGCCTGCACGGGCCCGAACATCTCGCGGATCTGGCTCGCCTTGCGCAGCGTTACCTTCGGGATGACGAGGGTCGCCGGTTTCGCCATCAGGTTGGGCCGGATCACGGCGAGCAGGGGCGTGTGCCCTGCCGAGAGCTGGGAGAGGGCGTTTGCGAACGCCGCTCCCACGGGGCCGTCCTTGTCCCCGAGGATGAGGTCCACGTGGGCCAGCTCCGGCCCCTCCCCGACCAGTGCTTCACCGATGTGGTACATGAAACGGATCGATCTCCTCACTCACTATGTGGACCGGCACGTTAATAAATGTGCGAGGAACGGTGCGAGGAACGGCGCGAAAGACCGGGGAGACCGCACGGGGACACGCGGGGAAACGGGATGCTGCCCGCCGGTGCGGGGTGGTCCGTGAAGATCTCGCCGGGTTCGCCCGGGCAAAAGAGATGTCTCAACCGCGGGAGAATGTGGGGCCGGTGAGATTTGAACTCACGACCGACGGGTCTCTCCGACATGCGTCAGTGCTCCAACGGATCATCACCAATCCAATCAGGAGACCCATTGTTCATCATCCGCACGACGCGAACTACCGCTGGAGCCCGTCGCCATACCGGACTAGGCCACGACCCCTTGGATGTATTAGGTCACATCGCGCGGATTTAAGGATTATGCTGTGGCCACGGCCGGTGCGATTCCGGTGGGGCTATATGAATGCAGCGCGAACAGGTTCTGGATGGTTGCAGCCAGTTACGACTGCGGAGTCTCGGACAAGCCCCTCCTCGGGCTCACGATAGGCGAGATGCTCACCCTCGTCGCGCAGGAGTACCCCCACAACGAGGCGCTGGTCTCGGTGCACCAAGGTGTCCGGTACACCTACAGGGAGTTCCTCCGGAAGGTGGAGGAGTTCGGGAAGGGCCTGATGGCGATAGGAGTCGAGAAGGGCGACCGCGTCGGGATATGGGCCATGAACCACGCCGAGTGGGTCGTGACCCAGTTTGCGACCGCGAAGATCGGGGCGATCATGGTCAACATCAACCCGGCCTACCGCCCCTACGAGCTCGACTACGTGCTGCGGCAGGCAGAGATCCAGACGCTCATCGTGCAGGGGAGGTTCAAGACATCGGACTACGTGGGCATGCTCCTCGAGACGTGCCCGGAGGTCGCCACCTCTCGGCCCGGTCACCTGAACACCGAGAGGTTCCCGTTCCTCAAGAACGTCATCTTCATGGGGAGCGAGGCTCCCCCCGGGATGTTCTCGTGGGACGAGATCGTGAGGGGGGGACACGACGTGACGCGGGACGAGCTCCTCGCGCGGGAGGACTCCCTCTCCTTCGACGACGCGATCAACATCCAGTACACGAGCGGGACGACGGGGTTCCCTAAGGGTGTCGTCCTCTCCCACCACGGGATCCTGAACAACGGGAACATCATCGCCGACGGGATGAACTTCACGGAGAAGGACAGGCTCTGCATCCCCGTCCCGTTCTACCACTGCTTCGGGATGGTCCTCTCGAACCTCGCCTGCGTGACGCACGGCGCGACCATGGTCATCCCCTCGCCGGTGTTCAACGCGGGCGACGTCCTCGCGACCGTCGAGAAGGAGAGGTGCACCGCCCTCCACGGCGTCCCGACGATGTTCATCGCGGAGCTCTCCCACCCGGACTTCCCGAGCTACTCGATGGAGACGCTCCGCACGGGGATCATGGCGGGCTCCCCGTGCCCCATCGAGGTGATGAAAGAGGTGAACCGGAAGATGAACATGTCCGAGATAGTCATCGTCTACGGCCAGACCGAGACATCGCCGGGGATCACCATGACGACGACGAGGGACCCGCTGGAGCGGCGCGTCTCGACGGTGGGGAAGGTCTTCCCCCACACGGAGCTGAAGATCGTCGACCCGAAGACCGGGAAGATCGTGCCGCGCGGCGAGGTCGGCGAGATATGCGCCCGCGGGTATTGCGTCATGAAGTGCTACTACAACAACCCGAGCGCGACGCACGCGGTGCTCGACGAGAACGGCTGGATCCACACGGGGGACCTCGGGACGATCGACGCGGAGGGGTACGTGAAGATCGTCGGGCGCTTAAAAGACATGGTCATCCGGGGCGGCGAGAACATCTACCCCCGCGAGATAGAGGAGTTCCTCCACAACCACCCGAAGATTGCGGACGTGTACGTGATCGGGGTCCCCGACGAGAAGTACGGCGAGGAGCTGATGGCGTGGGTCATGGT harbors:
- a CDS encoding Sjogren's syndrome/scleroderma autoantigen 1 family protein; translated protein: MTAGGETGPGVREDEVMARYLLKGGRMLSATCPACGCPLFDVKGETLCVVCREKEGGRGVPPGTAPVPAPAAGEQGIPAVRGGRVREALERAVVALCARAECEEDPRRARILMEAVRAGVEALRALPPEPGQE
- the gyrA gene encoding DNA gyrase subunit A, with translation MTSEDAGAAATAQGPASQVIPVNIEEEMKTSYINYAMSVIIGRAIPDARDGLKPVHRRSLYAMWEMGNTHDKPTKKSARVVGDVMGKYHPHGDAAIYDTIVKMAQPFTYRYPLIEGQGNFGSIDGDAPAAMRYTEVRLSPLAEELLHDIEKETVAFVPNFDESLTEPTVLPGKVPNLLVNGSSGIAVGMATNMPPHNLREVCNAIIQYLETPDAPLEVFMQHLPGPDFPTGGIIMGTEGIRTAYQTGQGRVVVRGVAEIEERGSRGERIVITEIPFQVNKARLVESIATLVKEKKIEGISDIRDESDKEGLRVVIDVRKGASASVILNQLYKHTALESTFGIINLAIVENQPRILSLVDLFREFVAHRTEVIRRRSEYDRKKALERVHVLDGLLLALSRIDEVIAAIRASETAEAARDTLISRFGLTEPQASAILQMQLRRLAALERQKIQEERDELSREIARLTEILSDERNIRAEIRKELLALAEKYGDPRRTRISEEVTAIEREDLIEDKQVLVSLTALNYIKRMDLDTYRQQRRGGKGIIGMATREEDYVTDVFVAHMHDYLLCFTTSGRAYWLKVYDIPEGSRTSRGKAIANLLNLDNEKVTTVIPVREFSPDKYLFFATRKGMVLRVPLEEFSRPRSTGIIAMTLREGDSLVDVKITDGNREVILTTRKGQSLRFHESAVTGHHRGAMGVIGIRLRGNDELRAVSLVEKDHLLTVTESGYGKRTEFSEFHGHGRGTMGVRNILTEFRGGVVDAKAVSEDDEIILMSASGIAIRTKVSEISVQKRSTRGVRIMKMEEGDRVVGFAILRPEMGD
- the glyS gene encoding glycine--tRNA ligase, with product MSDIYDAVMDLAKRRGFIWPTAECYGSVAGFVDYGPLGAMMKRRIEDVWREFYVAGEGYYEIECPTIGQEEIFVASGHVSGFTDKMCQCPHCREYFRADHLAEGAGLPAASSLDAARLAETIRDLPCPSCNERFGNVEVFSFNLMFETSIGPGSQRKGYLRPETAQGMFTDFSRLLRFYRDRLPFGAVQIGKSYRNEISPRQGMIRLREFTQAEAEIFVHPEKKDHPRFSRYSGYRVPLLGIAQQQEGSPPVEMTMQEAVDSGTVAHSFLAYCIALTHEILVTIGVRPERLRFRQHLPEERAHYAVDCWDAEIYSGRFGWVETVGIADRTDYDLRAHERHSGERFSVFIPFPEPRRVKRTRVVPRMGALGPRFRDRAKAIAAALEAADPAAAGGVVRVMVDGEEIEVTPDLYDVREEEVEIPGEEVVPHVIEPSYGIDRMIYAVLEHNYSEEVVRDEERRVLRLPPRIAPIQAAVFPLMNRDNLPEIARGIAESLAARGIVAEYDDSGAIGRRYRRQDEIGTPFGITVDYQTPEDGTVTLRERDSMEQVRVPAREIPSIVYSLVKGWTTFAQLKSP
- a CDS encoding DEAD/DEAH box helicase — its product is MTTISHPYIVQGALESRAYQLSIAMKALEGHTMVVLPTGLGKTAIALLVAASRLYNEGGKVLVLAPTKPLVEQHMRFFSAFLTLPGRDERTFAMFTGETPAAEREKAWEDARVVFATPQVIKNDVLSGAYDLSDVVLAVFDECHRAVGNYAYVFIAKRYLETARSPLVLAMTASPGGKREKVEEVCRNLGVTRVETRTESDPDVAPYVHEREIEVIEVELPAELRQAAASLNSLIDNRLAQLRSLGFPVPPRAELSMKVLNALNAQIQQRIQERDPTGFTAASLHAELLKLRHAVGLVESQGSRVFCQYVNRLFAEGTGSGSPKSAARLARDPVFVRVLEQCISWKEELHPKLGVLADVVREQVEASPGSRIIVFATYRDMVQQIVDFLAARGIPSQRFVGQASRDTEKGLSQKKQIEAIRKFREGEFRVLVATSVGEEGLDIPSTDLVVFYEAVPSEIRSIQRKGRTGRSGKGRIVVLVTRGTTDEVFRYVSQTRERTMLSGIRRMHREASRPAGSDVPPSTSQTSIRDFDDPPGDGAGHGTVVRVDDRETSSGVVEALSALRVPMEIGRLPAGDYAVGDRVLVERKTVRDFVDTLVDRDLFSQLKDLSASAPRPVLIIEGTEDIYAVRDIHPNAIRGTLAAIAVDLGISVLFSRSEEETAQIIAVLARREEGGERERTLPIRKSAESPRAQAEMVIASFPGIGLRHARALLSHFGSVQAVVNAREEDLVRVKGIGKERARKVREVSEAPYS
- a CDS encoding metal-dependent hydrolase, which translates into the protein MEITWFGHACVLVSGSRKVLLDPFVPGGKIGAEPDVIALTHGHADHTGCLPDFPGVPVVAVNEIAKFLRSRGWETEPMNIGGTIEFRGVTFTMTPAVHSAWLEEAGPGFTAGAAAGFVVRMDGKSVYHAGDTALFSDMALVGKLYHPDVALLPIGGRYTMGPEEAMVAAQMIGAPVVVPIHYGTWPAIAKDPREFARALERTTDCRAVILRPGESLSL
- a CDS encoding response regulator receiver protein, translating into MQDEKKRKRELLRLFSDISGKTKIVEPMKKIHGTLRDRDAVEREIALVMREILEQGIFKTKLKPIQLARLISAYYAGKNDTEIARELGDEKLSKTVARARVRLKLFRDLDFKMPFDQKRLEELLASGKTMKEISEELGVSPSTLREYRHVLEQRDDTTIDPYLERIRDVMEDRDLSEQMTRSATKDGLGETIDITEAELIDVT
- a CDS encoding UPF0147 family protein, whose product is MTNPEKTIENCIQMLQHIMDDSTIPRNIRRVADETRQLLMNTSKKSGLRAAEAISKIDEISNDPNMPVHARTRIWELVSQLETIPLD
- a CDS encoding secondary thiamine-phosphate synthase enzyme YjbQ; this translates as MYQTRITVETRGEGDIVDITPRVREAIRESGAREGLANVFVAGSTAAVTTIEYEKGVLQDLRRALSGIAPESVPYAHDAAWGDGNGRSHVKAAIVGPSLTIPVTGGEPALGTWQQVVLLELDVRESRRRTVTITVLP